The Helianthus annuus cultivar XRQ/B chromosome 15, HanXRQr2.0-SUNRISE, whole genome shotgun sequence genomic sequence TGAGTTTTGTTATATCTCATAGTTGGGGTGTTTTACGAATCGTTTTGAATTACTCGAGTTAACCGAATCAGGTTTTccgatttttgaaattttgaagtgGAATTTGAATTAAATTTGAGTTTGAATTAGATTCGAAAAAAAACCAAtttgaattcgaattcgaattcgaaattTCATTTGATTCGTATGTAtacataaaaatacaaaaaaagttataaacataATTCAAAGTCGAACTCCGAATCGAATAGAAAATCACAAAGTCAAATATGATTTGAAAATCAAAATCCAAATTCAAATCGGTTGCTTATTTgattaaaaattttcaaaaaatgaATTCGGAGTTCGGATCCAATTTCAATGTCATTGGAGTCCGATTCGAATATTGAACACCCTATATATATTATTCAATTAAGCTGTGACACCAAAGGGTTGGAATTAGTCCAAAATCTGTTTTTAATGCATATACTTTCTGATTTATTAAAAATTATGATTATTGTTTACTTCTGTAGTCATAACTCAATTAATTAATGTTtggtataaaaaataaaaataaagaattGGACGAAAAGTTTTTAGCCGGTCAACTCAAACTGATTCGGTCCATACTATCCTTGCACGTATTATTTGGCCATTTTCAACCCAAACATGTTACCCACCCCATCTTGTCACCTCTACATGTTATTATCTAAGTAAAGTGAAGTTATTACGTGGGGAAGGCGAACGATCTGGTGCTAGTTGCACTGCTATCTGATCTGGTAGAGATTCCAACTGCCAATGGCATAGGCCTGGAGCAGGAGGAGATAAGTTCTGAAATGACACCTGCCATGGAGAAACTTGACTCTCCTTCAACATATCTTGTTTCATGATTATTCACTGGTAGTTTATAATCTGAAGCGGCGTCTTGTTGATTAACGACACTTTCTGTTTCCGATGTAAGTTCATGTGTGGATTTAAGATTAATGGATCCACAAGGATTACTATCCTCTCTTTTTTTCCTTGTGTCAAAATGAAAAGCGACACCTTCCTCTATCTTGCTTTCATCAAATATATTCTTTTGTATATTGGCTACAGATCCAACAATAGCCCTTTTTCTTTGCTTGTCTTTAGAACCCTGTGATTCAAACAATTGTGATAGTTTATTAAAGATAACACATCATAGTAACCGAATGAATATGTCAATTTGGTTTATCTCTAACGGGTTAAATTTTAAATGCGTAAATTCAAAATCAATTATTATAAAATGGTCAGATACGTTGAACGGACGGAAGTCACCCGTACAAAGTATAAGCTTCCTAAGTCATTTTATTCAGAAATATTAGATAATTACATAAATAATTTAATTGTAAGAGCATCCACAATGCTCATTTTTAGGGACGCTTTTGAGCCTATGTATAGGAAATGGCGGTCCAAGGCAACCGTGGAGACAAATGCACATGAATGGAGTTTGTGAGATGAGGGGAGGGGATTCGTGGAAAACAGGAGAGATCTTTAGGTAGGATGTGCGACACACCAACATGGAGGAGAGGGGGCGTCTTGACTCAAGTATCAGGAACTAAGTATTTTCAGAAGATTTAGGATAGAACAAACATTTCACATGTACCCGAGTTCCCCATCTTTAAACTAAACTATGCAACAATTAGGTAGTACGCACCTGAAGCGGATGCTGATTGATATCATCATCATAAAGGTTAGAGGACACAGGGAATTCCAGGGGTTTTTGTGACCAATCTTGTTGCAATGATATCTTGGAATTTGAAGCTAGTTGATGTGTACATAGATCATCTTGTAAACTAGTACTTAAATTCAACTTCTCTTCACAAATGTTTGTTAACTCATCAGCCATGTAACAGCATGACATGGTTGAAGATCTCAACCATTCATTGTTTGGAAACTCGGTGTCAAGACTTGCTTCAATCATGTCATCACCTCCATTCACAGGACAAGAATTGTATAGAGACTCATGATTATTATCCTTATGAACTGAAATAGTTTCCTCATCAGatatttcttcatcatcattaatGCTAATATCCTTAACACGAAAATCACTCTCTTTATAACAAACGATCAACTCCGGCAAGTCACATTCTACCGAATGCTTATCAATGCGAAATCCAGCGGTTTTCGCTAACGCTGAAGGCCTTCTAAAGGGCACATCTTTATGATTATTGGTAAATTGGTTCccaaaagttgaaatttcaagtTCTGGACGATTAGTCCAGTAGTTAACTTGGTTGTCCTCTTCGTTAGATAAAAAAGGATTTGTACACCTAGAATCCGTATTTGTGTTTGCTTCTAGTTCATCGGTGTTGAAATCACTGTTGAAttcaaataaaatctgagttaGAACTGTGCATATAATAATACAAGTTAATCTATATAGTCTGGTTTAAGATAAAAAAACACTAGTCTAGTTTGAGATAAAATAACACAATGAAAGATGAAACATATGCaagaaataaaacaaacaaatgTATCAGTAATATCGATCTTCGAATAGGATTTGGGGAGGGTGAGGTGAGGGCAGGCCTACCTCAGATTTCTTTTTCGGTTTAGGTGGTTTGGAGTTTTTAGCAGGGTTTGTAGTCATGTTTTGAAACATGTTTGGCTTCTAGGTGATTCGTTAGTTAAACTAACGgatttgaacaatgtttatgaGGATCCGCAAGTTGAACTAGCATATGTGTGGTGTTTTTGTTGAAAAGACATATGTGTTTGCCAGCTCATCACGAACTCTGAGAAACGTACTGAATCCTCATAAACAGTATTTACATCAAATAGTTTAAATAATGGATTTCCTAGTAGCCAAACATGTTTCAAAACTTGAATACAAACCATGTTTAAAACTTCTCCAAACCA encodes the following:
- the LOC110913548 gene encoding uncharacterized protein LOC110913548, coding for MSATQLLRILQTLPACAEDDNEVGDFNTDELEANTNTDSRCTNPFLSNEEDNQVNYWTNRPELEISTFGNQFTNNHKDVPFRRPSALAKTAGFRIDKHSVECDLPELIVCYKESDFRVKDISINDDEEISDEETISVHKDNNHESLYNSCPVNGGDDMIEASLDTEFPNNEWLRSSTMSCCYMADELTNICEEKLNLSTSLQDDLCTHQLASNSKISLQQDWSQKPLEFPVSSNLYDDDINQHPLQGSKDKQRKRAIVGSVANIQKNIFDESKIEEGVAFHFDTRKKREDSNPCGSINLKSTHELTSETESVVNQQDAASDYKLPVNNHETRYVEGESSFSMAGVISELISSCSRPMPLAVGISTRSDSSATSTRSFAFPTLENEYASSPVRMGKVERKRLQKQGRWRKGLLCCKF